Genomic window (Planococcus sp. MSAK28401):
GCATCAAAGTGTTCAGCATGCACGAAATCGATAAAATGGGCATGGATCAGGTCATGCAGGAGTCAATCCGTTATTTGCGTGAAGAGCGTAAAACGGACGGCGTCCATTTGTCGCTTGACCTCGATGGCATCGATCCGATGTATACGCCGGGCGTCGGTACGCCGGTGCCAGGCGGCATCAGCTACCGCGAAAGCCATTTGGCGATGGAAATGCTGTTCGATGCAGGGTTAATCACCTCTGCAGAATTTGTTGAAGTCAACCCGATTCTCGATGAAAAGAACCGCACAGCTGATGTGGCGGTCGCATTGATCGGTTCATTGCTTGGCGAAAAATTGGTATAAGAATGAAGGGGCTGTCCGGAATTTCCGGACGGCTTTTTTTATTGCACAGAATGTATAAGAGATTAGGGAGAAGGGTGTAGGACTCTTGGATAACACGCTGCATGATTCTTATCAGCGAAATAATAAACTGATGAATTCATTCAAAGAACTGGAAATTGGCTGGTTTTTTCTAGGGATGGTTTGATAGGATAGAAGAAGAGAAAAAAATGAAACCTTTTCAGAACTGGACCGTATATAAAAGACAGCCGCATGGCGGAGGGAAATGAGATCATGGATGCGTTAGTGAATAAACGAATAAAACGAGTCATGAAGGGCGACCAAGACGCATTTGCCGAAATCGTGGAGCTGTATCAACATCAGTTGTTCCAGATTTGCTACCGTATGCTCGGCAACCGGCATGAAGCGGAAGATATTGCACAGGAAGCATTTACGCGGGCCTATGTGAACATACACACCTTCGACCAGAACCGTAAATTTTCCACGTGGCTTTACCGCATCGCTACCAATCTGTGCATCGACCGAATCCGCAAGAAAAAGCCGGATTATCACTTGGATGCGGAAGTCAAAGGCACGGAAGGCTTGAATATGTATTCGAAGATTGCCAATGACGAAGAGCTTCCGGAAGAAGAATTGATGCGGATGGAAGTTCAGGAGCGGGTGCAGTACGAAATAAGCCGCTTGCCGGATAAGTACCGAGCAGCGATTGTGTTAAAATATATCGAGGAATTGCCGCTGGCTGAAATCAGCGAAATTCTGGATTTGCCGCTTGGCACGGTGAAAACGCGGATACACCGCGGGCGCGAAGCACTTCGCAAGCAATTGAGCAATTTGTAGGAGGCGAGCATGATGAATGCGTGTCCGGAAAAAGTCATTCGCATGATGGACGATTACCTAGACGGGGAAATTAGCCCATCAGAAGAGAAAGAACTGAAAGATTCCTTGCAGAACTGCAGCGACTGCAGAAAAATATATCAAGAACTGACCAAGACTATTGCGTATGTCCAAAGCGCTTCGCACGTCCAGGCACCGCCGGATTTCGTGCAAAAGACGATGGCCGGCTTGCCGAAAGAATCCCAGCGCGTCGGAGTGAAACGCTTTATGCGCCATCACCCATTAATGATCGCGGCAGCACTTTTCGTCTTATTGATGAGTGCAGCGATGATGTCGAGCTTCAGCGACGACAAACAATTTGCCTTTACTAAACAGGAAAATCTGGTGGTGGAAGGCGAAACGGTCGTAGTTCCAGCCGGACAAACCGTTGTCGGGGATATAACGATCCGCAATGGGGATTTACGGGTTGATGGGGAACTTGAAGGCGACGTGACGATCGTCAACGGCCAGTATATGGCATCGAGTGGTGTCATCAATGGGGAAATTGAAGAAATTGACCAAGCATTCGAGTGGCTTTGGTATACGATCAAAGGGACCTTCCAGGATGCCGTCAGCTTTTTTGGCGGCAATGACCAATCAATAGGCGAGTAAAGCCCATCCATTCAATGGATGGGCTTTTTGTATGGGGGCAGATGTCGCGTGATATGATATACTGAAACTATATGTACATGGAGAAAAGCGAGGGTTGCAGATGCCTTTTTTGGAAAACTTCACTGACCAGACACCGCTTCAGATGATCGGAAATCTTATCGACATCCTGTTGGTCTGGTTCGTTATTTACAAACTTATTACTGTCATCAAGGGAACGAAGGCTGTCCAATTATTAAAAGGAATCTTCTTTATCATCATCGCGCGTCTTGTGACCCAGGCGCTCAACCTGGAAACGCTTGGCTGGATCATGCAGCAAGTGCTCGAATGGGGTTTTCTTGCCATCATTATCATCTTCCAGCCGGAACTGAGACGCGCACTCGAGCAGCTCGGGCGCGGGAAATTATTCTCGAGCAGCACGCTTAATGAAGAATCCGAGCGCAACCGCTTGATTGAAGCGATGAGCAAATCGGTCAGCTAT
Coding sequences:
- the sigW gene encoding RNA polymerase sigma factor SigW, which codes for MDALVNKRIKRVMKGDQDAFAEIVELYQHQLFQICYRMLGNRHEAEDIAQEAFTRAYVNIHTFDQNRKFSTWLYRIATNLCIDRIRKKKPDYHLDAEVKGTEGLNMYSKIANDEELPEEELMRMEVQERVQYEISRLPDKYRAAIVLKYIEELPLAEISEILDLPLGTVKTRIHRGREALRKQLSNL
- a CDS encoding zf-HC2 domain-containing protein — translated: MNACPEKVIRMMDDYLDGEISPSEEKELKDSLQNCSDCRKIYQELTKTIAYVQSASHVQAPPDFVQKTMAGLPKESQRVGVKRFMRHHPLMIAAALFVLLMSAAMMSSFSDDKQFAFTKQENLVVEGETVVVPAGQTVVGDITIRNGDLRVDGELEGDVTIVNGQYMASSGVINGEIEEIDQAFEWLWYTIKGTFQDAVSFFGGNDQSIGE